The Solidesulfovibrio fructosivorans JJ] genome includes the window CCATTGGCTCCCTTATCACGGTGCGCAACAGGCTGTTGCCCGAAGGCGGCAGCGTGGCGCTGTGCTCCATCGCCGACGGCGTGGCCAAGGTGCTGCGCATTACCGACCTCGGCAAGGTGTTCGCCATTTTCGACGACGCCGACGCCGCGTTGGCCGCCCTGAACGCCTGATCGCCGTTTTTCCCGTGAGGCCGATTCCCCGGGCGCGGCCGCGACGCTTTTCCGCCGTTTCGTCACGACGCCTGATGACAGGAGGCGGGACGCGGCGTATGATCCCGCAATGACCGTTCCTGCCGACCAGCTCACCCTGCGCTTCGTCCACTCCATGGGAGAGGCCGAGCAGCTTGAATGGGACGCGTTGGCCGCGCCCCTGGATACGCCGTTTTTCGAGTGGGCCTGGCTCAAGCTCCTGGAGGATTCCGGCAGCGCCTCGCCGGCCAAGGGCTGGTATCCCAACCATCTGCTCGCCCATACCTCGGGCAAGC containing:
- a CDS encoding STAS domain-containing protein, translated to MDLIATKHGPVTLVSGLPKTFDYTVCPDFQRCLAPHIETAPRTLVIDLSGVEFLDSSAIGSLITVRNRLLPEGGSVALCSIADGVAKVLRITDLGKVFAIFDDADAALAALNA